The Ciconia boyciana chromosome 2, ASM3463844v1, whole genome shotgun sequence genome has a segment encoding these proteins:
- the PIP4P2 gene encoding type 2 phosphatidylinositol 4,5-bisphosphate 4-phosphatase isoform X2, with amino-acid sequence MAAEGVDERSPLLSAPGSGNVTPTAPPYLPDSSPRELPPPYTAIASPDASGVPVINCRVCQSLINLDGKLHQHVVKCTVCNEATPIKNPPSGKKYVRCQCNCLLICKDTSRKIGCPRPNCRRIITLGPVMLIPEEQPAQPALPVQPDGTRVVCGHCGNTFLWMELRFNTLAKCPHCKKISSVGSALPRRRCCAYITIGMICIFIGVGLTVGTQDFARRFHATYVSWAIAYLLGLICLIRACYWGAIKVSYPEHSFA; translated from the exons ATGGCCGCCGAGGGGGTGGACGAGCGCTCCCCCCTGCTCTCCGCGCCCGGCTCTGGCAATGTCACCCCGACCGCGCCGCCCTATTTGCCGGACAGCAGCCCCCGAG AGCTTCCTCCTCCGTATACTGCCATTGCAAGTCCAGATGCCAGCGGTGTTCCTGTAATAAACTGCCGCGTGTGCCAGTCGCTAATCAATTTGGATGGCAAGCTACATCAACATGTTGTTAAGTGCACAGTTTGCAACGAAGCTACG ccAATCAAAAACCCTCCTTCAGGGAAGAAGTATGTTAGATGTCAATGTAATTGTCTCCTTATCTGTAAGGATACGTCTCGGAAAATAGGCTGTCCAAGACCAAACTG TAGACGCATCATTACTCTTGGTCCAGTAATGCTGATCCCAGAAGAGCAGCCAGCTCAGCCTGCCTTGCCAGTTCAACCAGACGGAACTAGAGTGGTATGTGGGCACTGTGGAAATACATTCCTT tggATGGAACTGAGATTTAACACACTAGCAAAATGCCCACACTGCAAAAAAAT tTCTTCTGTTGGAAGTGCACTGCCACGGAGACGCTGCTGTGCCTATATTACAATTGGAATGATATGCATCTTCATTGGAGTTGGATTAACT gtTGGTACACAAGATTTCGCCAGGCGATTTCACGCAACATATGTTTCTTGGGCTATTGCTTATCTCTTAGGTTTAATCTGCCTCATTCGAGCCTGCTACTGGGGAGCTATTAAAGTCAGTTATCCAGAGCACAGTTTTGCATAG
- the PIP4P2 gene encoding type 2 phosphatidylinositol 4,5-bisphosphate 4-phosphatase isoform X1: MAAEGVDERSPLLSAPGSGNVTPTAPPYLPDSSPRAELPPPYTAIASPDASGVPVINCRVCQSLINLDGKLHQHVVKCTVCNEATPIKNPPSGKKYVRCQCNCLLICKDTSRKIGCPRPNCRRIITLGPVMLIPEEQPAQPALPVQPDGTRVVCGHCGNTFLWMELRFNTLAKCPHCKKISSVGSALPRRRCCAYITIGMICIFIGVGLTVGTQDFARRFHATYVSWAIAYLLGLICLIRACYWGAIKVSYPEHSFA, encoded by the exons ATGGCCGCCGAGGGGGTGGACGAGCGCTCCCCCCTGCTCTCCGCGCCCGGCTCTGGCAATGTCACCCCGACCGCGCCGCCCTATTTGCCGGACAGCAGCCCCCGAG CAGAGCTTCCTCCTCCGTATACTGCCATTGCAAGTCCAGATGCCAGCGGTGTTCCTGTAATAAACTGCCGCGTGTGCCAGTCGCTAATCAATTTGGATGGCAAGCTACATCAACATGTTGTTAAGTGCACAGTTTGCAACGAAGCTACG ccAATCAAAAACCCTCCTTCAGGGAAGAAGTATGTTAGATGTCAATGTAATTGTCTCCTTATCTGTAAGGATACGTCTCGGAAAATAGGCTGTCCAAGACCAAACTG TAGACGCATCATTACTCTTGGTCCAGTAATGCTGATCCCAGAAGAGCAGCCAGCTCAGCCTGCCTTGCCAGTTCAACCAGACGGAACTAGAGTGGTATGTGGGCACTGTGGAAATACATTCCTT tggATGGAACTGAGATTTAACACACTAGCAAAATGCCCACACTGCAAAAAAAT tTCTTCTGTTGGAAGTGCACTGCCACGGAGACGCTGCTGTGCCTATATTACAATTGGAATGATATGCATCTTCATTGGAGTTGGATTAACT gtTGGTACACAAGATTTCGCCAGGCGATTTCACGCAACATATGTTTCTTGGGCTATTGCTTATCTCTTAGGTTTAATCTGCCTCATTCGAGCCTGCTACTGGGGAGCTATTAAAGTCAGTTATCCAGAGCACAGTTTTGCATAG